AGGTTAGGTCCTTACTCAACAAGTTGCCTGCAGATTCCATTGTTTTGGACCCAAATACTATAGGGACGGTTGAGCAAAACTCTTCCGATAAAAGACTTTCTGCTAAGGACCTTGCTGAAATTACGAGGCAATCTATGGAACAGAAAGCTCAGAACAAAGATACTCCTCAAATTAAAGCTGAAGTGAAAGGAAAGAATTCAGGCCTACGTGCctttttgagaaagaagactAATAACGTCATTGATGAAAGGAAGCAAAGGGTAGAAAAACTGttagagaaagaaaaagcagcTCGTCAAAGAAACAACAAGATTAGGGACGGAGATTTAGCCGAAGATCATAAAGATTTCGTGGATGAAGCACTTAATAGATTTAAGTAATGAAGGAGAGCAAGCATAACTTGATCCTAAAATGATAATTATCATTTATCGGCAATgtcaagaaaacaattgcGTCAAtatttcctcttttttcacttctTTTCAACCTTGGATtatgtaaaaaaattaaatgaCATGACTATTTTATACGTATTTATAGTTCTTCGTAATCTAGCACATCCTTCACTATAAATGGAGTTGGTAATGGTGCACTTATTTCTTTGCTTTGTCTCACGGTTTCGATTATTTCGATGGGTTCTGTTGGCTTCTTATCCGATAAAATTATAACACCCATGGTACCTTTGTATTTACGAATAGGAGTAAACCTATCATctttattgaaagaaagatACCTTGCTTGCTGTGGCAATACCCTAGACATGTTCTTCACCTTGAAAGATTTTGCCACATATTTTGACttgttttcatcatcttctttctcttttccaGAGTCCTGGTCAACTGCTTGTGGCTCAGCTAACGTCTTGGATTTTTCCGATACTGAAGaatctttctctttcttaGATTTCTTACCTCTAGCTTTTGCCCTTGCCGTTGTTGACAAAACAGCAGTAGCTACCTTCTCGACTTCTTTATCGGCAGCTTCTTCATACATCTTTGGATATCCGAAAATGTCTTTAGCAGGACAATTTAGTTCGAATTTTGGGATGTTCAAATCAGATCCACGAACTCCTATAACCGTTGTAGGCGTGAAAGAAAGCGATAAAAAGTGCGCTAATGGAAACCAGTACCAAAACTGTGAGAACATCGCTAAACCGACGATTGCCTTAGTATCTAGGGTCCCCATATCTGGATTTCCCAAATGAATGGTGACGTTACGACCACCAGCATTCATAATACCTTGAGCAATGCATGCACCAAATTTCGCTAGACCTTCTTGATGTTTGTTCGTAACaacattcaaaaagttttgattCACCTCTTTTACTTTTGAATTGAGCTTCTCCGTTTGTTGAATCAATGTCATAGCTAATGCAATCATGGCGGCTTGACGAACAAAATCAACAGGATCTTTAGTTAATGGTTCCAAGACTTCAATGGCTGAGGGTAAAGCTTTACCAGCACATGCAATACCTAAAGCGAAGGCTGTACCACAACGAACATGGGCATTGTGAGACTTGGATAAGAGTTCAACGATTCTAGGAACCGTAGTATAATCACGAATCAAAACAAACCCTAGAGCAATAACTGCAGCTCTTCTAACATCATCATTCGAATCTGAAACAGCGATATGTAACAACTTCTTCACAGCTTTGTTATTTCCTGTACCAACGTACGCTAATGCTATGGTAAAGGCACCACCATAACGTAATaatttatcatcatttgcTAACATGTCAGAAATCAACATGTCAGCTAAATCCTGGCGCCCGTAATTGACCAAAGCCAAACCTATAGCCAACCCACGAGTAATATTACCGTGCTTAGTTTCATTAGCGTAGGTAAACATATCGTGCGTTGCAGAATCGTTACCAGTGCCCAGCATGGTTAGACCCATACCCATTGCCGCAGCTTCGCCTGAGACAGCGGAATCATTGTACAAAACTTCTTTCAAGCATTCGTAGATATCAGAGCTAGCCGAACCCATTGCAGCAAGACCTACACCAAGACAAGCACCATGTAATAATACATCGACGTCTTCATCTCCAGTAGCAGCGctattttcaacaatgtGTGATTGTAAGTAGTCTGTAATATCTCTGCCAAAGCCCGCATAAATTAAACCCAATCCATATAAAGATCCACCCTTGATATAACGAGATGTGGACCGGCTACCTGGAAGGTACGGTGCCATGACTTTTTTACCGTCTGAAAGATTACCTCTATGAATGACACCTAAAGAAGCCGTAGCAGTAAACTTAGCCCAATTTTGAGCTTTTCCTAACCATGTTAAGTTTGTTCTTATGAAAGTATTATCAGTTGTTCCTGCATGCATAAACCCATTAGAAACACTAACCGCTGTGTGGAAAAGTGAAAACTTACCATCCagtgaagattttgatttattCAAAAGGCCAGTATCAATATTCTTATTATTCAATAAGAACGTATTGTAAAAGTCACATGACGGTAGACCAGATAGTATTTCTAGCAGTTTTACATCATAGTTCTTAGCTGTCAAGTCTGATACTAGACCATCTAACAATTCTTGAGAGCCTGCTGATACCAGATCGAATGCTATCTGATAAGAAATTTCGAGGTTATCATGTGTGTTCAACTTTTCGAACAGTTGAACTGCCAATTTAGCATCATTTAAATTTACAACAACTTTGGAAATTGTAAAATAATCCGGAGACTTCATGGATGTCAACATTTCGAATAAAGACTTTAGAATTGTTTCTCTGAATCTGCTGTGAATTATAACTGTTGTCGTTGCAGTGAGGACATAATTGATTAATTTAATGGCATTTGATTCAGTATCATTAGCTATTCTGGATTCCAATATGTCATTGACCAAATCAAGTCTATATGCTTCAAGAGCAATACCTAAAGCCAATTTGTACTCAGTTGCAACAacacatttttttatcatcctttcaaatatattcttCAGTTTGGGGTCTACCTCTCCCCTCTGTGAGCTATTGTTAGATTCGTAGGCTTCTGttgatttcttgatatacATCTCAATACTGTGGGACACGATGGTTTCCACGTATTGcgatttttcatcaatatcgaATCTATCCTCTGCTAGTAGCGCAAATTTCACAGCGGACTCATACTCTGCTAAATTGTAGTAAATTTTAGAAGCAATAAGGGCCGCCATCAAACGATCCGGGGATGTGCCATCATCATAGAGCGCTTCAATTTCTGTGATACCGTTAGAGATTTCTGACCACAGTTCATCAACAACACCATTGATCGATTGAAGCGCATACGATTTAACATTATcgtcattttctttgagaagCGCCAATAAAGGTGCagctgttgctgttgacATTTCTCACCAAATTCAATCTAGACTCGGGAAGTTTCTACGCCAATTGCACCAAgtattctttcaaaatacCAGTGGTAAAAATCACTGCTTGCTGCCACACTAGAAGTGAAAGCAGGAGTGTCCAAGTGTTTTATAGATTTAACCTTATACCCTTTCACCTTTCCTGCCTGTTTGCCACCGAGACTTGAACAGACCCAAATTGTGAAAGCTGCCGTTCTATGCGATAACCAGGAAATAGCGATTACCCGAACAGCAGATTAAAATGCATGAATAGAAGTAATACCAATTACAACGCTGAATGAgcatttgatgaatttcaTGTAGCATTCAGTTGTATAACTTGAATCTATATACGTAGTAAACACTGGAGTCTTTATATCTGGGAGTTCTATTTGCAACAAGAGTAATCTTGGCGATTAATAAAGCAATCTGATGGAGATTTTGGATTCTGTTTGGTTCAATTGCGTGTAGATATCTTTGATGTCGCTTTGATCAACACTTGAAATGTCAGCCATTAGATAAGCAATGTCGCCATTCGAGTCAGAAAATTGCTTTTCGATATTATGGTTCGAAAGGATGTTGTTGACCGTTTTCAACACACCAGGAACATTGTGATGGATGTATAGTACACGGACAGTATTCTCTTGATCGTAATCCAAAGATCTTAAAGAGACCTCAGGGAAGTTCACAGATCCGACGGAGTTTCCTTCGTTAATGTATTTGGTTAATGAAGTGGCGACTTCTACACCAATAGAGCTTTGAGCCTCCTCGGTGGAACCACCAATGTGAGGAGTTAAAATGATGTTAGGCAACGAGACAAATTCAGAAGTCCAGCTGTTCAATTCGTTGTTGAAGACACCTTCACCATTTTTACCTGGCTCGTTAGGGTAAACATCAAGAGCGGCACCAGCGATCTTACCACATTTGCAAGCTGCGACCAAAGCTGGGATATCAATAACTGTACCTCTGGAAGCGTTGATAACGTAAGCACCATCTTTCATGGCTGCGAATTGTGGTGCGGATAACATGTTCTTGGTTTCTGGGGTAGCAGGAACGTGACAAGTAACAAAATCCGACTTATTTAGTAATTCATCCAGAGTTGGAACTTGTTTAGCAGTACCCAAGGCCATAATTGTTACGGTGTCGTAATATAAGACGTGAAGACCCATTGCTTCTGCTAGAACGGACAATTGAGAACCGATGTGACCATAACCAATGATACCCAAAGTTTTACCTCTTACTTCCCAACACTTGTGAGAAACCTTATTCCAAGTACCAGTATGAAGCTCAATGGATCTATCACCTAACTGTCTGGCTAAACTGATAATTTCAGCAATAACCAATTCCGCAACAGATCTCGAGTTTGAGAAAGGGGAATTGAAAACGGCAATACCGTGTTGAGTAGCGTACGTAAGATCGACTTGATTTGTTCCAATGCAGAAACATCCGATTACCACAAGATTGTTGGCGTGCTCTAGAATTTTTGCACTTAATTTTGTCTTTGATCTAATACCGATGGCGTGGAcatctttaattttttcaatcaacTCTTCTTCAGGCAGGGCGGCTTTGTAGAATTCAACTTGGTAGCCTTGCTCCTTGAAAATACTGATGGCTGTTTCATTCACATTTTCCAgtaaaagaattttcatgTCACCAGTAGAAAACGGTTTCAATGTCTTGATGTGTTTGGAAGTACTCATGCGACGAGGCAAAGCATCCATAAAGGATTGAGTAGGCGAAGTGGAAACAGCACCTGGTGAGCCTGACAGATTCATAGCACGTTGGAAAGTGTTTTGCAGGTTGTTAATATTAACTCCAGACATATTGTCCAATTGATTGTTTTGACGAGTAtcttttgttttccttGCTTGCTCTCCTCTCGGTGTTGtataaaagaattttttaattcaaATTGTTGTGAATTGCAGAGTTTCTTTTATAAGCTGACGCAACACAATTGTTGAGTCAACGAAAGTGTGACAATAAATTGtcaatataaaaatacATGATCAACGAACGCtacttttcaagaaaaaaaaaattaaactGTGGCATTTTACAACTATaaagtgaaaattttcacgTGGAGGAATCCCTTACTATGGTGAATAGTTTCAAGTCATGCAAAGGTGAGCAATAGAGAAATGATAGTTGCTTACTTATACGAGCGTTAAGGGATGTGTTGATGAGCTAGGGACAGGGGCATGGAGAGGCTTTCGGCCAGCAGCAGGCATCATAACTCCGAATCATAAGACGCATCTACACAGCTGTACTCATCCGAGACGATACTGACTTCTGGCATAAGCTCAAGGAGTCATGGGCATAGGAAAGACAGGCGTCGTCTCAGGGCTTGCCGAAGCATCAAGAATCATACAGATGTTCGCTGCGGGCTCCGTCTCATCGAGGATCGCACAGATACTTTGGCATTGAGATAACGGCGTCACCTGAGTCTCGGATTGAAACGGAAGTCTGGCATCTCTGTAGATATCTTTCGCCTTTAGGGGTTGTTCTGGAAGTTCCCTTTCCCAAGAACGCCTGTCATGGCAAGCATGGATTTAGGGAGTATCTTAGATCTTTGCGCTTTTTCTTACTAGAGAGGCACAGGGACTTGAATCGGTCACAAAACTGAAGAACGCGCATTCCGATTGCACAGTACAGCTCTGAATTCATCGTAATTCCCTACTTTTAGTGTTATAGAATCTGAAACATGATGGGAACTGCAACGTTTTCCATCTCGCTGATTTCGTCTTCCCTAATCGGCACGTGAAATACCTGAAGATCTGGTTCAGTAATGGgttgaaaagattcaattCTAGTTTCTATTTCTGCGACACCACTCTGTTCATTTCCGTTCGATACAGTAGTATCTGAAGTTTTTGGTCGTCGGCTTAGCAGTATCTCTGTAAAATGTTTTCGAACATATAGCTTGTCAGTTTACCATCTTGAGCTGTGATCAGATCAGTAAACGGAGTCCAGATAGAAAATATCTCAAGGACCTGCTTAAGCTATCCTAAATGTTGTCTTGTCGCCATGAGCAGCAGAATATGCATCGGAGTGAGCTGTTAGAGCTATAATTAGAAATTGTATCTTTGAGAGATTAGTTTGTATGGCACCGTGTACTGCCAACGCTACGGCGCAGCGTAAATTCCCTGCTGAAATAGCATTGCAACACGCTACACTGTGCGGTGAAAAGAGGGCTGGTGAAGAAACCATTGCATATATGTACGAATGTATAtgtatcttgaaaaaagaagctggCTTATTAAGTAGCCTTGTCAGTACTGATAATGTGATCACCATTTTTGTCCTTGATGAGAAGTCCTGCTTTTACCAGATTGTCAAACATGTCCTGTGGAACCCAACCACGTGTAGCTGCAAATGGAGTAGAGATCAATCTCTCATGGAATGCATTCAAATCCTTCGTATGTTTCTCAATTTGTTCTTCGGAAATTTCCAAAGGGAATTTAGCACTCTTGACAAGGCCATTTTTTGCGAATATATCCCAAACTTCTTTGAGTTGAAGAAGCGCTTCATCAATCAGTAAGTACTCTTCAtctgtttttctttcaattgagGAAATGTACGGGCTTCTCAACAACTTGACAGGGGGTGCGACAGCTGAAATCAGTTTTGGTAATCTTTCATTGAGTGCCGCCTCCCATAAATGTTGATTACGTGTACGTTTGTACATGAAATCGTATTGTGCCTTGTCGGCATCAGAAAGTTTTTCATAATCTGGGACGTCCTCCTTTACATTATACACTTTTGGCCCGTCATATGCCACAAATTGGGGAGAGTTTTGCAGAATGAAAGGCTTGATGGAAGTGCCTTCAAAGTCCAATAAGTATGGAGTTTTATCATCGTTTTTAGATATAATGACGTTCATAGGATCAATGTCTGGATGTCTCAATCTTGGCTTCAAGAgctctttcatatttggtATAGTAGTCGTGTTAATGTCGAACATATGAGGAGAAAGCTTAGCCaggttttcaaaagaagtGGTCTGTTCTTTTAACAAATCTTCCTTGACAGCTTCCGGAGATGAACCTGCTTGTTTCAACGCGAGTCTTGCCTTTGCATTCTCCGCCTCTACTAATCcgatatttttgacaatATCCAACGGAGACGAAATGCTCCAAGGACCtaaaaatttcagcaattcatcaaatttcaaagcGGATTTCCTTCTCCAAAAACACCTTTCGGTTGTTGGTCCAATGGACCATCTTCCTTGCAAATCAGGGTTAGTTTCTCCCTCATATGGTGCATCTGTTGACTTTTCATTGTCTTTAGCAAAATATAGGGAGCCAAAATTATTTAATTCCAAAGAAGCTAACTTGCTTTGAAAGTCAGATAAATGACCGAGGACTTTTTGTAAAGATTCATGCGGTTTACCATTAGTGTCGTTTTCGACCAAAGGACTCCACTCTCTCATCAATAAATCACCATCGATGTACTCCTGTAGCATAAAGGGCTGTCTTACGGGGTTCAATTTGTTGACACCATaacaaaagatttttgGAACTTTGATGCCCAATTTCAAATCGGCAAAATCCATTGTAGCAACTTCACTCTTCAGTCTGTAAGAAATTGAGTTTTCATTGTCTAATGAATACGGTATTCTCAGAACAAACGATTTGTCGAGGTTGGTATCAACTTTATAAATTCTATGATGTTTTCCTTCGTGAATACTTGCCATACTAACGATCTTGACTCGTTCATTAGGATTCACTGTACCTAAATGTTCCAATGTAGAATTATGGGGCAACGAAACTGTCAAATTTCTGTTATATGAAGGTGGCAGTACTTGATGCTTTTGTGCCGTTTTAGCTAATTCCTTGGCTTGCGAATGAAGGTCATTTAACACATCTGTCAAACCCTCAATAGAGAATTTCgttattcttttctctttttcttgcttATCATTAGTTAACCATGAACCCCatgaatatttgaaaaaggcaTCTCTTTGAGGATCATTCTCGTCTGACAACCTGGTGAAGCTTTCTGTTGGATTCCCACTTATTTTTCTAGCAGGAGTGAGGTGCTTTACGGGACCTACAGTAACCTTGAGGACAGCTCTGTAAGACTTTGGGCTCTTCAAGCACCCTAAATTAGTTGATCTGAGCATCTTACACAATTGTGCCCTCTTTGGTTGATTTTGGCATATTCTTGAAccttattctttttcaattgttggAAGACGTCTTTCGGCGCTATCAAAAAAACCGATAAAACAAATgcacattcaaaaaaaaatctcaatAGACATTCCTTAGTTTATCGATTAAGTCATCTAGAACTGGCCAAACGATAGCCCACTAATCATCTGATGATCTTTTCATACTTGATTCACAATTTGTCCTGCAGCATCGATGCAAACCCACATAACAATCCTACAGATCCCTATGTGTTGAAGATACACAACTTACACAAATGACATTTGCTTTCAAGCTTTTGCGCTTACAGACTTATATAAGCATGCTGGGTCCCTCAACTTGCAAATTGCCTTGGTTTTAGTATTTTGCGCAGGTTAGATGCGGACTATAGATTCCTTGAAACATTTTTACAAGTGAATGAGATCCATTTAAACCTTCTTGGGGTAAGTGAAACACAATTTCTAACAATTGTTTTCGCTTTAACTTATCGCCGGCAAGAGTTCTATATACTCAACATCTCTGCAAGTTGATGAAGCTGAGGACAAATATCTTTGACATTCTCTTGCAGAACGCCTCACTTAGGCTTAGTAAAGTAGATTAGATTAGAGTTTTCTTGT
This Zygotorulaspora mrakii chromosome 5, complete sequence DNA region includes the following protein-coding sequences:
- the RPN2 gene encoding proteasome regulatory particle base subunit RPN2 (similar to Saccharomyces cerevisiae RPN2 (YIL075C); ancestral locus Anc_7.274) yields the protein MSTATAAPLLALLKENDDNVKSYALQSINGVVDELWSEISNGITEIEALYDDGTSPDRLMAALIASKIYYNLAEYESAVKFALLAEDRFDIDEKSQYVETIVSHSIEMYIKKSTEAYESNNSSQRGEVDPKLKNIFERMIKKCVVATEYKLALGIALEAYRLDLVNDILESRIANDTESNAIKLINYVLTATTTVIIHSRFRETILKSLFEMLTSMKSPDYFTISKVVVNLNDAKLAVQLFEKLNTHDNLEISYQIAFDLVSAGSQELLDGLVSDLTAKNYDVKLLEILSGLPSCDFYNTFLLNNKNIDTGLLNKSKSSLDGKFSLFHTAVSVSNGFMHAGTTDNTFIRTNLTWLGKAQNWAKFTATASLGVIHRGNLSDGKKVMAPYLPGSRSTSRYIKGGSLYGLGLIYAGFGRDITDYLQSHIVENSAATGDEDVDVLLHGACLGVGLAAMGSASSDIYECLKEVLYNDSAVSGEAAAMGMGLTMLGTGNDSATHDMFTYANETKHGNITRGLAIGLALVNYGRQDLADMLISDMLANDDKLLRYGGAFTIALAYVGTGNNKAVKKLLHIAVSDSNDDVRRAAVIALGFVLIRDYTTVPRIVELLSKSHNAHVRCGTAFALGIACAGKALPSAIEVLEPLTKDPVDFVRQAAMIALAMTLIQQTEKLNSKVKEVNQNFLNVVTNKHQEGLAKFGACIAQGIMNAGGRNVTIHLGNPDMGTLDTKAIVGLAMFSQFWYWFPLAHFLSLSFTPTTVIGVRGSDLNIPKFELNCPAKDIFGYPKMYEEAADKEVEKVATAVLSTTARAKARGKKSKKEKDSSVSEKSKTLAEPQAVDQDSGKEKEDDENKSKYVAKSFKVKNMSRVLPQQARYLSFNKDDRFTPIRKYKGTMGVIILSDKKPTEPIEIIETVRQSKEISAPLPTPFIVKDVLDYEEL
- a CDS encoding uncharacterized protein (similar to Saccharomyces cerevisiae SER3 (YER081W) and SER33 (YIL074C); ancestral locus Anc_7.273) encodes the protein MSGVNINNLQNTFQRAMNLSGSPGAVSTSPTQSFMDALPRRMSTSKHIKTLKPFSTGDMKILLLENVNETAISIFKEQGYQVEFYKAALPEEELIEKIKDVHAIGIRSKTKLSAKILEHANNLVVIGCFCIGTNQVDLTYATQHGIAVFNSPFSNSRSVAELVIAEIISLARQLGDRSIELHTGTWNKVSHKCWEVRGKTLGIIGYGHIGSQLSVLAEAMGLHVLYYDTVTIMALGTAKQVPTLDELLNKSDFVTCHVPATPETKNMLSAPQFAAMKDGAYVINASRGTVIDIPALVAACKCGKIAGAALDVYPNEPGKNGEGVFNNELNSWTSEFVSLPNIILTPHIGGSTEEAQSSIGVEVATSLTKYINEGNSVGSVNFPEVSLRSLDYDQENTVRVLYIHHNVPGVLKTVNNILSNHNIEKQFSDSNGDIAYLMADISSVDQSDIKDIYTQLNQTESKISIRLLY
- the AIM9 gene encoding Aim9p (similar to Saccharomyces cerevisiae YER080W; ancestral locus Anc_7.271), which encodes MLRSTNLGCLKSPKSYRAVLKVTVGPVKHLTPARKISGNPTESFTRLSDENDPQRDAFFKYSWGSWLTNDKQEKEKRITKFSIEGLTDVLNDLHSQAKELAKTAQKHQVLPPSYNRNLTVSLPHNSTLEHLGTVNPNERVKIVSMASIHEGKHHRIYKVDTNLDKSFVLRIPYSLDNENSISYRLKSEVATMDFADLKLGIKVPKIFCYGVNKLNPVRQPFMLQEYIDGDLLMREWSPLVENDTNGKPHESLQKVLGHLSDFQSKLASLELNNFGSLYFAKDNEKSTDAPYEGETNPDLQGRWSIGPTTERCFWRRKSALKFDELLKFLGPWSISSPLDIVKNIGLVEAENAKARLALKQAGSSPEAVKEDLLKEQTTSFENLAKLSPHMFDINTTTIPNMKELLKPRLRHPDIDPMNVIISKNDDKTPYLLDFEGTSIKPFILQNSPQFVAYDGPKVYNVKEDVPDYEKLSDADKAQYDFMYKRTRNQHLWEAALNERLPKLISAVAPPVKLLRSPYISSIERKTDEEYLLIDEALLQLKEVWDIFAKNGLVKSAKFPLEISEEQIEKHTKDLNAFHERLISTPFAATRGWVPQDMFDNLVKAGLLIKDKNGDHIISTDKAT